A window of the Bradyrhizobium diazoefficiens genome harbors these coding sequences:
- a CDS encoding valine--tRNA ligase, which yields MIEKNYQPADIEARMSVVWEDSLAFKAGRPDRRDAVPFTIVIPPPNVTGSLHMGHALNNTLQDILCRFERMRGRDVLWQPGTDHAGIATQMVVERQLMERQEPGRREMGREQFLERVWQWKAESGDTIINQLKRLGASCDWSRERFTMDEGLSKAVVKVFVELHRDGLIYKDKRLVNWDTKLLTAISDLEVQQTEVKGHLWYLRYPIEGKTFNPEDPATFIVVATTRPETMLGDTGVAVHPEDERYQKLVGKNVILPLVGRKIKIVADDYSDPEKGSGAVKVTPAHDFNDFEVGNRHGLRRISVLDKEGCLDLLDNEDYLRGLPEGASQFAEEFNKVDRFAARKRIVERLESFGFVERIEPHTHMVPHGDRSNSVIEPYLTDQWYVDAKTLAKPAIAAVRSGETSFVPKNWEKTYFEWMENIQPWCISRQLWWGHQIPAWYGPDGKVFVAETEEEAISHALGYYVEQEVITAEQGREMALDRNKREAFITRDEDVLDTWFSSALWSFSTLGWPEDAPEVKRYYPTNALVTGFDIIFFWVARMMMMGLHFMKEVPFSTIYIHALVRDEKGAKMSKSKGNVIDPLNLIDEYGADALRFTLAAMAAQGRDIKLATSRVEGYRNFATKLWNASRFAEMNHCAVPEGFEPAKAKETLNRWIAHESAHTTREVTEAIEAYRFNDAAGAIYRFVWNVYCDWYVELAKPVLLGPDSPAKDETRAMVAWARDEILKLLHPFMPFITEELWEVTAKRDDLLALAPWPLKPSGPTPEQLAMLAAAAGPTDPLISPAFVMPIFDHADFTDPKAEAEIGWVIDLVTQIRSVRAEMNIPPATLTALVLAGASAETKERAPRWTDVIKRMARLSDISFADRAPDGAVQLLVRGEVAALPLKGVIDVAAERTRLDKEIGKADADIKRAESKLANEKFVANAAEEVVEEEREKREAALARKAKLLEALERLKLAS from the coding sequence ATGATCGAGAAAAACTACCAGCCCGCCGATATCGAAGCCCGCATGTCCGTCGTGTGGGAGGACAGCCTTGCCTTCAAGGCCGGCCGTCCAGACCGTCGCGACGCCGTGCCCTTTACCATCGTGATCCCGCCGCCGAACGTGACGGGCTCGCTGCACATGGGCCACGCCCTCAACAACACGCTCCAGGACATCTTGTGCCGCTTTGAGCGCATGCGGGGCCGCGACGTGCTGTGGCAGCCCGGTACCGACCATGCCGGTATCGCCACCCAGATGGTGGTCGAGCGGCAGCTGATGGAGCGCCAGGAACCCGGCCGTCGCGAGATGGGCCGCGAGCAGTTTCTGGAGCGGGTCTGGCAGTGGAAGGCCGAGAGCGGCGACACCATCATCAACCAGCTCAAGCGCCTCGGCGCTTCCTGCGACTGGTCGCGCGAGCGCTTCACCATGGACGAGGGCCTGTCCAAGGCCGTGGTCAAGGTGTTCGTCGAGCTGCATCGCGACGGCCTGATCTACAAGGACAAGCGGCTGGTGAACTGGGACACCAAGCTCTTGACCGCGATCTCCGATCTCGAAGTGCAGCAGACCGAGGTGAAGGGCCACCTCTGGTATCTGCGCTATCCGATCGAAGGCAAAACGTTCAATCCCGAGGATCCCGCGACGTTTATCGTGGTCGCCACGACGCGCCCGGAGACCATGCTTGGCGATACCGGCGTGGCGGTGCATCCCGAGGATGAGCGCTACCAGAAGCTGGTCGGCAAGAACGTCATCCTGCCGCTGGTCGGCCGCAAGATTAAGATCGTCGCCGACGACTATTCCGATCCGGAAAAGGGCTCGGGCGCGGTGAAGGTGACGCCGGCGCACGATTTCAACGACTTCGAGGTCGGCAATCGCCACGGCCTGCGCCGCATCAGCGTGCTCGACAAGGAAGGCTGCCTCGATCTCCTCGACAACGAGGATTATCTGCGCGGCCTGCCGGAAGGCGCCTCGCAGTTCGCCGAGGAGTTCAACAAGGTTGATCGCTTCGCTGCGCGCAAGCGCATCGTCGAGCGGCTGGAATCGTTCGGCTTCGTCGAGCGGATCGAGCCGCACACCCACATGGTGCCGCATGGCGACCGCTCCAACAGCGTGATCGAGCCGTACCTGACTGACCAGTGGTATGTCGACGCCAAGACGCTCGCCAAGCCCGCGATCGCGGCGGTGCGCTCGGGCGAGACGTCGTTCGTCCCGAAGAATTGGGAAAAGACCTATTTCGAGTGGATGGAGAACATCCAGCCCTGGTGCATCTCGCGCCAGCTCTGGTGGGGCCATCAGATCCCGGCCTGGTACGGCCCTGACGGCAAGGTCTTCGTTGCGGAGACCGAGGAGGAGGCGATCAGCCACGCGCTCGGCTATTACGTCGAGCAGGAGGTGATCACGGCCGAGCAGGGTCGCGAGATGGCGCTCGACCGCAACAAGCGTGAAGCCTTCATCACCCGCGACGAGGACGTGCTCGACACCTGGTTCTCCTCGGCGCTGTGGTCGTTCTCGACGCTCGGCTGGCCGGAAGACGCGCCCGAGGTGAAGCGCTACTATCCGACCAACGCGCTGGTGACCGGCTTCGACATCATCTTCTTCTGGGTCGCCCGGATGATGATGATGGGCCTGCACTTCATGAAGGAAGTGCCGTTCTCGACCATCTACATCCACGCCCTCGTCCGCGACGAGAAGGGCGCCAAGATGTCGAAGTCGAAGGGCAACGTGATCGATCCGCTCAACCTGATCGACGAATACGGTGCGGATGCACTGCGCTTCACGCTGGCCGCGATGGCGGCGCAGGGCCGCGACATCAAGCTCGCCACCAGCCGCGTCGAGGGTTACCGCAATTTCGCGACCAAGCTCTGGAACGCGTCCCGCTTCGCAGAGATGAACCACTGCGCGGTGCCCGAGGGCTTCGAGCCGGCAAAGGCCAAGGAAACGCTGAACCGCTGGATCGCGCATGAGAGCGCGCACACCACGCGCGAGGTGACCGAGGCCATTGAGGCCTATCGCTTCAACGATGCCGCCGGCGCGATCTACCGTTTCGTCTGGAACGTCTATTGCGACTGGTATGTCGAGCTCGCCAAGCCCGTGCTGCTCGGTCCCGACAGCCCCGCCAAGGACGAGACCCGCGCCATGGTCGCCTGGGCGCGCGACGAGATCCTGAAGCTGCTGCATCCCTTCATGCCCTTCATTACCGAAGAGCTTTGGGAGGTGACGGCCAAGCGCGACGACCTGCTCGCGCTCGCACCTTGGCCGCTGAAGCCGTCCGGTCCGACGCCGGAGCAGCTTGCGATGCTTGCGGCTGCGGCGGGACCGACCGATCCGCTGATCTCGCCTGCGTTCGTCATGCCGATCTTCGACCATGCCGACTTCACCGATCCCAAGGCGGAAGCCGAGATCGGCTGGGTGATCGATCTGGTCACACAGATCCGCTCGGTGCGCGCCGAGATGAACATCCCGCCGGCAACGCTGACGGCGCTGGTGCTCGCAGGAGCCTCGGCCGAGACGAAGGAGCGCGCGCCGCGCTGGACCGACGTCATCAAGCGGATGGCCCGTCTGTCGGACATCTCCTTCGCCGATCGCGCGCCTGACGGCGCGGTTCAGCTTCTGGTGCGCGGCGAGGTCGCCGCGTTGCCGCTCAAGGGCGTGATCGACGTCGCCGCCGAGCGCACGCGCCTCGACAAGGAGATCGGCAAGGCCGACGCCGACATCAAGCGTGCCGAGTCCAAGCTCGCGAACGAGAAATTCGTCGCCAACGCGGCCGAAGAGGTCGTCGAGGAGGAGCGCGAAAAGCGCGAGGCGGCGCTGGCCCGCAAGGCCAAGCTGCTCGAGGCGCTGGAGCGGTTGAAGCTGGCGTCATGA
- a CDS encoding TolC family outer membrane protein, giving the protein MHGVKLFTGAAVSVLLLALAGPTPALADTIEAALVRAYQNNPQLNAQRAQVRSTDENVPQALSGYRPKVGVNLSTGYQYQDVQQLQRGQPFHSDPPLQPNSASLTVTQTLYNGNQTANRTRAAESQVSGSREALRVLEQTVLLQAATSYMDYLRDAATLEVQRSNVRVLEQTLKQTRDRFNVGEVTRTDVAQSEAQLAAGRTQALTAESNLTTTRSNFRRIIGNEPTNLAPGSPVDRFLPTTIASAVNLSLVENPNVTASMYGIDVNYLQVKINEGALLPTVTLQAAVSTAYQQTLQVFRTNTASALATASIPIYQGGAEYALIRQSKENLAQQRLNLETTRDQTRANVVQAWGQLEAGKAQVQSAQAQVTASEIALNGVREEAKAGQRTTLDVLNAQQALVNARVALVTAQHDRVVASYSVLSAVGRLAPQVLGLNTTVYDPSVHYQQVRDSWAGVRTPDGR; this is encoded by the coding sequence ATGCATGGGGTGAAGCTCTTCACCGGAGCGGCGGTTTCGGTTCTGCTGCTGGCGCTTGCAGGGCCGACGCCTGCCTTGGCGGACACGATCGAGGCTGCGCTGGTGCGCGCCTATCAGAACAACCCGCAGCTCAACGCACAGCGCGCCCAGGTGCGCTCGACCGACGAGAACGTGCCGCAGGCGCTGTCGGGCTATCGCCCCAAGGTCGGCGTCAACCTCAGCACCGGGTATCAATATCAGGACGTCCAACAGCTGCAGAGGGGGCAGCCGTTCCATAGCGATCCCCCCCTTCAGCCCAACAGTGCCAGCCTGACCGTCACCCAGACGCTCTACAACGGCAATCAGACGGCCAACAGAACGCGCGCGGCGGAAAGTCAGGTCTCGGGGTCCCGCGAAGCGTTGCGTGTGCTCGAGCAGACGGTGCTGTTGCAGGCTGCCACGAGCTACATGGACTACCTGCGTGATGCGGCAACTCTCGAAGTTCAGCGCAGCAACGTGCGCGTGCTCGAACAGACGCTCAAGCAAACGCGCGACCGCTTTAATGTCGGCGAGGTCACGCGCACCGACGTCGCGCAGTCCGAAGCGCAACTGGCTGCCGGCAGGACCCAAGCGCTGACGGCCGAATCGAATCTCACGACGACGCGCTCGAACTTCCGCCGGATCATCGGGAACGAGCCGACGAACCTCGCTCCGGGCTCGCCGGTCGATCGCTTCCTGCCCACGACAATCGCCTCGGCGGTCAATCTCAGCCTGGTAGAAAACCCCAACGTTACGGCTTCGATGTACGGCATCGACGTCAACTATCTCCAGGTCAAGATCAACGAAGGTGCGCTGCTGCCGACCGTCACCCTGCAGGCTGCCGTCAGCACGGCGTACCAACAGACCCTGCAGGTCTTCCGAACAAATACCGCTTCCGCCCTCGCGACGGCCTCCATACCGATCTATCAGGGCGGCGCCGAATATGCGCTGATCCGACAGTCGAAAGAGAATCTGGCGCAGCAGCGCCTGAATCTCGAAACCACCCGCGACCAGACCCGCGCCAACGTCGTGCAGGCCTGGGGCCAGCTGGAAGCCGGCAAGGCGCAGGTGCAGTCGGCGCAGGCTCAGGTCACGGCGTCCGAGATCGCGCTGAACGGCGTGCGCGAAGAGGCCAAGGCCGGACAGCGCACCACGCTCGACGTGCTCAACGCGCAGCAAGCACTGGTCAACGCGCGTGTCGCGCTCGTCACTGCGCAGCACGACCGCGTGGTCGCGTCCTACTCCGTGCTCAGCGCCGTTGGCCGCCTTGCCCCGCAGGTGCTCGGCCTCAACACCACGGTCTACGATCCCAGCGTGCATTACCAGCAGGTCCGCGATAGCTGGGCCGGCGTGCGCACGCCTGACGGACGCTAA
- a CDS encoding protein-L-isoaspartate O-methyltransferase family protein yields MSGFSTARQKMVDGQVRTNDVTDRRILDAMLAVPREAFVPASRQALAYLDLDLDVSEGGAKRYLIKPQLIGKLLQAAEIGEGDNVLVVGCATGYLAALTAKLARQVTATESDSALAAKARDAFAAIGLTNVTCRAAASAEGDPAAAPYDVIILNGATEVTPDGLFGQLKEGGRLVGVSAESRPSRAMIVTRIHGEFGYRPLFDAAAPVLPGLERAAAFVF; encoded by the coding sequence ATGTCCGGTTTCTCGACCGCGCGCCAAAAAATGGTCGATGGCCAGGTGCGCACCAATGACGTCACCGATCGCCGCATTCTCGATGCCATGCTCGCGGTTCCCCGCGAGGCCTTCGTGCCGGCGAGCCGGCAGGCTCTGGCCTATCTCGACCTCGATCTCGATGTGAGCGAGGGCGGCGCCAAGCGCTATCTGATCAAGCCGCAGCTGATCGGCAAGCTGCTCCAGGCCGCCGAGATTGGCGAAGGCGACAACGTGCTGGTCGTCGGTTGCGCCACCGGCTACCTCGCCGCGCTGACCGCGAAGCTTGCGCGCCAGGTCACGGCTACAGAGAGCGATTCGGCTCTGGCTGCGAAAGCCAGGGACGCCTTCGCTGCAATCGGGCTCACCAACGTCACCTGCAGGGCCGCCGCCAGTGCCGAGGGCGATCCGGCTGCCGCGCCTTATGACGTGATCATCCTCAACGGCGCCACCGAAGTGACGCCGGACGGTCTGTTCGGCCAGCTCAAAGAGGGGGGGCGCCTGGTGGGGGTCTCGGCCGAATCCCGGCCGTCGCGGGCCATGATCGTGACCCGAATCCACGGCGAATTCGGCTATCGGCCGCTGTTCGACGCCGCCGCCCCGGTGCTCCCCGGGCTGGAACGGGCCGCCGCCTTCGTGTTCTGA
- a CDS encoding PopZ family protein: MTQPAKVTEPSMEEILASIRRIIADDEAKPPPAEAAKPAPAPAAAPAPKPQTTADIPPSKVAPAKPAAEKPAPPPAAKPAAPPPAPAADAGPNNQDDIDALLAGLDEATPAPEIRAPEPEPEPDVLELTDEMAMDPEPTPAPPPPSFHRVEPRDDLEFAETPPPRPTPAPSYAPVDFDAPPLPPQQPILAQSTVSAVESAFNSLAHTVLSSNARTLEDLVKEMLRPMLKSWLDDNLPGLVERIVKAEIERVSRGGR, translated from the coding sequence ATGACGCAGCCTGCAAAGGTCACAGAACCCTCCATGGAGGAGATTCTGGCCTCGATCCGGCGCATCATTGCCGACGATGAGGCGAAGCCGCCGCCGGCAGAGGCCGCGAAGCCAGCACCGGCGCCCGCCGCCGCGCCTGCACCAAAGCCACAAACGACGGCTGACATTCCGCCCTCCAAAGTCGCGCCAGCAAAACCTGCTGCTGAAAAGCCCGCGCCACCACCGGCCGCGAAGCCTGCCGCGCCGCCGCCTGCGCCTGCGGCTGATGCCGGCCCCAACAACCAGGACGATATCGACGCGCTGCTGGCGGGGCTCGACGAGGCCACGCCTGCGCCTGAGATACGGGCCCCGGAACCTGAGCCCGAACCCGACGTGCTCGAATTGACCGACGAGATGGCGATGGACCCGGAGCCGACGCCCGCGCCACCACCACCGAGCTTCCACAGGGTCGAGCCGCGCGACGATCTTGAATTCGCCGAAACGCCGCCGCCTCGCCCGACACCCGCGCCATCCTATGCGCCGGTGGACTTTGACGCCCCGCCGCTGCCACCGCAGCAGCCGATCCTGGCCCAGTCGACCGTTTCGGCGGTCGAATCCGCCTTCAACTCGCTGGCGCACACGGTGCTCAGCAGCAATGCGCGGACGCTGGAGGATTTGGTCAAGGAGATGCTGCGTCCGATGCTGAAATCCTGGCTCGACGACAATCTGCCGGGCCTGGTCGAACGCATCGTCAAGGCCGAAATCGAGCGAGTCTCGCGCGGCGGCCGCTGA